Genomic segment of Chitinophaga varians:
TATCATCAGATTGCTGCGGTAAGTGGGCGCTGTCTTGCCCCAGCTGGCAAAAGCCTGGTGGGCGGCGTCTATGGCTTTCTCTATGTCCTGGGCATTGCCGCGGGCGGCCTGTGTAAATGCTTTACCATCAATGGGTGATATATTGTCAAAATATTCCCCGCTGGCTGGTTTTACCCATTGCCCGTTTATATAATGATCGTATCTGGCTTTAAATTCGGGTCTTTTAGCCACATCGGAAGCCGGTGCGGCGGTAGTGGTGGTATCTTTCATAACGGAACGATTTACGTGAAACAATAAGCTAATATGCTAAACCTGCCGGGGTTGACCGGAAACTTTCGTACTTATCTATAGCACAATCGTACCTGTCTTTTACGGCCCACAGAATATTTTCAGTAAATTGTAGATAGTAAAATATGATGGTAATGCCGGCGAGAAAGTATTTAAACCATATTGATTTTACCCATCCGAAATTCCTGCAGCAACAGGTGGAGAACCGGCGTATCTACAACCTGAAAAACTGTGAACTGAATATCTTCGAGAGTTATCAACAGGCGTACCAGGTACCCTTATCTTTTGGCGATTTCGTTATTACCAGTATGGTGCAGGGCAAAAAGATCATGCACCTGGAAGAGCAGCCGGCCTTTGAATACGTACCCGGCGAATCTGTGATTGTACCGGCCAATGAAACCATGATCATCGATTTTCCGGAAGCTACACCTGACAACCCCACGCAGTGTATAGCCCTTACTGTGGACAATGCCTATATCCGCAATACGCTTCAATACCTGAATGAACATTATAACAGCGATCATGCAGAGAAAAGCGAATGGCGACTGCACTTCAGCAAATACCATTTTGATAACGATGCTGATGTAGCTGATACCATCAATAAACTGGTGCGCATCTGCCACGGCTCAGATTTGGGCAAGGATATCTATGCAGACCTGAGCATGAAGGAGCTGCTGGTCAGGATACTGCAAAGTCAGCACCTGCAAAAGGTTTCAGATGAATATGCGGTCAGTAGCAACAACAGCCGCCTGCATTTCGTATTACATTATATTCATGAACATCTCACAGAAAAAATAGCGGTCGACACCCTTTGTAAAAAAGCATATTTGAGCCGCAACATCTTCTTCAAATGGTTTAAAGAACAGTTTGGTATCACCCCACTTGAATACATTAACAAAGAGAGAATCAAACTGGCCAAACAACTGCTGGCCAACAACAGCCATTCAGTAAGCCAGGTAAGCATACAATGCGGCTTCAATGATACCAACTATTTCGTACGCCTTTTCAAAAACGCGGAAGGCATTACTCCCGGCGCTTACCAGCTCATTTGCCGCAAATAAAAGACAATACCCGGTCGAACTGTCGCCTGAAAAAATTTAAAGCAAATGGCCTGAGTCCAATTAATTATCGAACCCAGGCCATCATCTTAAAAGCCGTCCAATCTTTTGGGGCCACTAATTTCTTATTCCGCTGACAGTTTCTTTTGATAGGCAGCTTTGAGGTCCGCCAGTTGTTTGTCGTAATCATCCCTGCCGGCAAAAGCGGCGGGGTTATACGGATCTCCGTCTTTATGTTTTTTATGCAGATCGAACTGACTGGCATGTGCCGCCAGCCAGAGATCGAACCGGACCTTGGGCATAGTGTCCAGCGTATAGCCGTAGTCTTTGGCCATGCCCGGATAACCTTTTACCGCCGAGAATTTACCGTCGATGATGATGGTAGGCATATTGGCCAATAGTACCTTGTAGGTGCGGTTGTCGTCTTTTACATCGAAGATGAAGCTACAGGAACCAATGGTATGGCCAGGATGATGCAGCATGACCAGCTTCATGTCTCCGAGGCTGACCGTATCTTTATCATGTAACACACGGTCCACTTTTACCGGCCTGTAGGTGGCACCATATTTCCCCAGTTCATAATCTGTTTTTCCACCGGTTTTCGACACGCTAACATCGCCGGCATCGACCATAAATTTGGCGCCGGTTTTTTCCTGTATGGCTGCCATGGCGCCCATATGGTCGTAGTGGGCCTGCATGGTCAGCAGTATTTTAATGTCTTTGAAATGAAAGCCCAATGCTTCGATATTATCCCGGATGCTTTTCTCCGAGGCAGCCAGGCCGGTATTGATCAGGATATTCCCGGCAGCGGTGGTGATGAGGTAACTGGCCAGGTCATAGGTACCTACGTAATAGAGGTTGCCTGCTATTCTGAATGGTTGCTGCGGCTGGTTCCACTCGGGGTTTATCCGTGTAGGTTCCTGCACTTTCTGGGCATGGGCCATGCCGGCAGTACAAAGTCCTGTTATCAATAAAAACAGGCTCCGGACAATCTTGTGTTGCATAGATGGATTGGGTTGTGGGAGTTGAATCCCAAAGTTAACCGTTCATCTTCAGACCGGAAAATCCTTCATGTTTTTTCTGAAAATTTTCCCGGACTCCTTACTGTCATTGGCTGCCCAGTTGGCCATTGCCCAGAGCACGTCCCGCATGCCCTTTCCTGATTTGGTGAGGCTGTAGGTCACATGCGGCGGGATGACCGGCTCCGCTTTCCGGTTGATCAACTCATCGGCTTCCAGTTGTTTTAATTGCTGTATCAACACTTTCTCCGTAATGCCTGGCACCGCCCTTTTCAGCTCACCGTAACGTTTAGGCCCGGACAATAAATGAAACAGAATAATGGGTTTCCAATACCCACCAATCTTCTCCATCACATAGGTGACGGGGCATTGCTGATATGCCAACTGCTTGTTGGCCTGAATAGTAGAGCTTTCTTTAATTGCTGTCATGGTACATACTTTAGGGTAAGTACTAGTTAAAAAGTATGTACAAATATACCTTTGTTGCATCAAACAAAAAACAACTACTATGAAAATTACAATCACAGGATCATTAGGAAATGTAAGCAAACAATTAGCCGTTAATCTGATCAACAAAGGACATCAGGTTACCATTATCAGTCAGGATGCCAATAAAGCTGTACAGATAGCGGCAATGGGCGCTGTAGCTGCCATAGGCTCTGTAAAAGACACTGCATTTTTAACCACTGCCTTCAAAGGGGCAGATGCCGTATATACCATGATTCCACCGCTGGCCGCATCTGAAGATTATTATGGAGATGTGGCTGTTATTGCGGCCAACTACCGCCAGGCATTGGCTGATGCGGGCATAAAACACGTCGTGAACCTGAGTGGCATCGGGGCACATGTGCCCGCGGGCAACGGCTTGTCCAGCGCTTTCCACCAGGTGGAGCAAATTCTCAACCAGCTGCCGGACACGCATATCGTTCACCTGCGCGCCGGTATGTTTTACACCAATTTTTATGGTAATCTGGAGATGATCTTACAACAACAGATCATCGGGAATAATTTTCCGGGAGATATCCGGTTAGGACTGGTACACCCCCATGATATTGCGGATGCAGCCACCTCACTGCTTTCAGGCCTGACATTTACCGGTAAGTCGTTCCGCAATATGACCAGCGATGAGAAAACAGGAAACGAGATAGCGGCCATCTTCGGGCGGCTGACATCCCAACCGGTACAATGGGTGCCGTTCCCGGATGAAGCTTTGCAGCAGGGCGCCATGCAGAATGGTTTCTCCGCGCATATGGCATCGCTGCTTGCCCAGGTGGGCGTCAGCATCAGGGAAGGCCGGCTGTATGCCGATTATGAGAAAAACAAAGTGGTAGCCGGTCAACGGAAGTTTGAGGATTTTGCGGGACAGATGTTGAAAGCAGTGGTGCAGGGATGATGTCCGTTTATTTTTCTATCTTCCCTGAAAATATTACCTATGGGATTTTTTTCAGCGCTGCTGGGCAATGCAGGCACCGTTAGTCAACAGGAACTGGTGAAAGACTACGGTAAATTACTGACAGACACTGAAGTGATCGAGCTGGGCTTTAAACTGTTCAGGGACACTTTTATATTCACGAACAAACGGTTGATACTGGTGGATAAACAAGGTATTACCGGCAGTAAAACGGAATACAAAAGTGTATCATACAAAAGCATCAGCCGCTTCAGCGTGGAAACAGCCGGTACCTTTGACCTGGACGCGGAGTTGAAGATCTGGGTGAGCAGTGAGGTACAGCCCAGTATTGTGAAAACATTCAATAAATCCGTGAATGTGTATGAAGTGCAGAAAGTGCTGGCACATCATGTATTAGGATAATGACCGTTCATCTGTTTCTATAAAAATCCGGCTCTGTACAGGAGCCGGATTTTTTTTGATCAATACTCTACTGGATAATTTGACAGGTCTGTTTATCCTGACTGATCTGCCGCGGCTGGCAAATCCGGATAAAAAAATATAATTTGGCCGCCTGCCGGCATTATATTCTTAAAACCAGCCCATGTCAACCGAAGAAGATCATCATAGCCTACAATGGGAGCGACTGCGGAGCGGCGACAAACAGGCCCTGTTTGCACTGTACAACAGCACCTATTCCCATTTGCTGCGCTTCGGGCTGAAGCTGTGTGGCAATGATGAGCTGGTAAAAGACTGTATCACACAGCTGTTTTTACAGCTCTGGAGCAAACAGGCGCAGCTGAAACCTGTTACTAACGTGCCCGCCTATCTGTTTACCGCCCTGAAACGGCAACTGCTGGACCAGCTGGCCTATCAGGCACGCATGCACGACGCCATCAGCCGTATGACCGGCAAAGAAGCCGAAAATGAATTGTCCTATGAAGAGATCATCATCCGGGTGCAGCAGGACGATGAAATAAAACGGCGCCTATACGAAGCCATGAAAGCCCTCACCCCGCGGCAGACAGAGCTGGTGCGCCTTAAATTTTTCGAAGGGCTTAGTTATGAAGAAATCGCCGCACAGACTTCCCAAACCGTGAAAACGGCCTACAACACTATCTACGACGCTATTAAAACCCTCCGGAAAAAACTTTCCTGAAAAAAAATGTTTTTTGTCTAGGAAAAACGGCGAATCCTGCCGTCTGTATAAAAAAGGGTTAACTGCATGAACTTCCAGGATTACGAGGCAATAGATTTTGCCTGTGATGAATCTTTCCAGCGTTATTGCCGGGAGGAGCATGAAGCGGACATCGCTTTCTGGGCCGAATGGGCGCGGCAGCATCCCGGTAAAACGGCCGTATTGGAAGAGGCCCGTCAGCTGGTAGCTTTGTTGTCTGCCCGCCAGGGCGGGCGCGTGGAGCAGCTGAAGCATCTCCGGGACGGACTTACGCAATACGAGCGGCTGCAACACGCGCTGGAAGGGAGCTTGCCGGCACTGCCTGAAGAGCCGACACCGGTCAACCGTTACCATTATATACGATATGCCGCCGCTGTGATAGGCGGGGCCGTTATCCTGGCCGCCGGCGGCTATTTCTTCAGCCGTCAGCAGCGTGCTGCACGCATGTCCTCCGAAATGGCTGCAGCCACTGTCATTTCCGCCGGTGATGAACCGCGCAAATCGGTGATACTGCCCGACGGTTCCGCGCTGGTGTTGCGGAAAAACAGCCGGGTAGAGCTGGCGGAAGGATTTAACCGTGTGAACCGTGACCTGACACTGACCGGCGAAGCCTTTTTTGATGTGGTAAAGGACGTGCACCGGCCTTTTATGGTACATACCAGCGCCTTCGATATTAAAGTACTGGGCACCGTGTTTAACGTGAGCGCCTATACGGGCCATCCCCTGATGGAGGCGTCCCTTTTCAGAGGAAGCGTAGAGATCACCTGTGCGCAGGGACCTGCACAGAAAATAGTACTGCAACCGAATCAGAAACTGACCATAGCAGGCACCGCGACAGGGAAAACAACCGCTGCGCCGGTGCTGAAGGTATTACCGCTGGATGCCGACCCTGTCAACCATAAAGCCCGGGAAATAGCCTGGGTGCGCAACCGGCTGGAGATAGAGAATGAACCGCTGGCAGATATCGCCGGCAAACTGGAGAAATGGTACGGTATCCGCATCGCCTTTGCAGATGATGCCGTAAAACAATACCGCTACTCCGGTACGTTTGAGAGTGAAACTGTACTGAAAGCACTGGACGCCCTGCAGCTGTCCTATCCCTTCAACTTTAAAATGGTAAACGATACGATCATCATCAGCAAATAAAAATATCAACCAGTAACAACCAAAATAAAGAAGGGGAAGTGTTCGCACCACTCCCCCTGAAATAGGCCAGATAATGTCCTGAACGATCATTAACTAAACCAACATCAAAGGTATGGTAAAACTTGTATTCCTGAAATGGAAAGGGAAGGCTGTTCCCGCCGGCAAACTGCTGCTCACTATGAAATTGACAATCTTTCTTTTTTTGACCTGTCTGCAGGTGCAGGCGGTATGCCTGGCCCAGGAAACGATCACCCTGCAGGTGAGGGAAACCAGTATCCGGCAGTTCCTGAAAACACTGGAGCATCAGACCTCTTACCGGTTTGTTTTCCATGATAAAACACTCCCCGAAAACAGCAAAGTGTCTGTTACCGCTAAGGGCGCCTCGCTTGATGCCGTGCTGACACAGGCGCTGGCCGGTACCAACCTGGCCTGGTCCCAGCGGGAAGACGGCCTCGTGGTGCTGTATGCCGCAGATGCCAATAATAAACCCGCTGTGGATATGACAATCCGCGGAAAGGTGCGTGGCATCGATAACCTGCCGCTGCCCGGCGTTACTGTCAGGGCCGTAGGCTCCAATGCCGGCGCGCTCACCGCTGCCGACGGCAGTTACACCCTGACCGCCCCCGATCAGGTCCGTACCCTGCAATTCTCCCTGGTAGGATATACCACCCGCCAGGTAGACATCAACGGCCGCCACGAAATCAATATCACCCTCGAAGAAGATGTAAAGACACTGAACGCGGTAACAGTTACCGGCTATACGAACTATGCCCGCGACAAGTCCACCGCTTCCGCCGGTATCGTAGGCAGCGATAAAATCACCCAGGTGCCCATGGCCAGCTTCGAACAGATACTACAGGGCCGTGTGCCCGGTATGGTGATATCCGCTGGCTCCGGTCAGCCGGGGACCGCCGCCACAGTGACTGTCCGCGGCGTAGGCACCATCAACGGCAGCTCTTCCGTGCTGTACGTGATGGACGGCATCCCTATTGAAGCCGGACAGTTCCAGGGCATCAACCCCGAAGACATTGCTTCCGTAACTGTACTGAAAGACGCTTCGGCCAAAGCATTGTACGGTTCCCGCGGCTCCAACGGCGTTATCGTGATCACCACCAAAAAAGGCCAGGCAGGCAAACTGTCTTTCTCTTATAAATCACAGTACGGGTTCTCCAATATGACCACGCCGAAGTTCAAAATGATGAACTCCGCAGAGCACCTGCAGTTTGAGGAAGAGATAGGACTGGAAACCGGTTCCAATATCGGCCCGGGCTGGGAATTCTCCCCCAGGAACCCTGACTACGCCACCAAAACCCCGGAAGAAAAAAGACAGGCCGATCATATACTCGACAGTCTGCGTAATACCAATACCGACTGGCGCAAGATATTCCTGCGCACAGGCAAGTTCCAGGAGCATCAACTCAGTGCCAGCGGCGGTAATGACAATATCCGCTTTTATAGCTCGCTCAACTATTTCGATCAACAGGGCATCGCGCTGCGCTCCGGCCTGAAACGCTATAGCCTGAAGAACAATGTGGACTTCAACGCCGGCCGGTTGACCGGTAACGTGAACGTAGGACTGGCCTATTCCGAATCTTCCTTTATTGAGCGGGAAGCTTCCAGCAGCGGCTCAAATCCGCTGGCAGCCGTTTATTACGCACTGCCTTACGAATATCCCTACCTGCCAGACGGCACGCTGGTCACCAACTGGAACGACGACGTGTATCCCGTGTATGACCTGCGGGAAGGCAGCAACGCCCTGGAGGCGCTGCTCAACACCAGTAACAAAGACAACCAGCTGAAAAGCATCATCGGTACCTCGCTGAACTTCACCATCGCCAAAGGGCTTGTGGCTAAGACAAGACTGGGACTGGATTTCAGGGAAACCACCACTGAGCGTTATGTGAACCCGGATTCTTATTCCGGTTATAAAGTAGATAACGGTGGAAAAGGCAGCTTTGGAGAAGGGACTACCCGTAACTTCACACTGGTCACTACTTCCGGCCTGACCTATTCCAAAAATATCGCTGACCGTCATGACTTTGAAGTGTCCGGTTATTTTGAATTCACGAAGAACAATTACCGTGCATTCAACTATACCGGCTTTGATCTGGATGGCCGCCTGCCGGCCACGCCTGCTGCCATTACGCCAGGTTCGCCTTTTGCGCCGGTAGTAGGCGGCAGCCGTACCCGCAGCGCACTGGCTTCCTACATCGCTGTGGGCCGTTATACTTTTGATGAAAAATATACACTTAACGCCTCCTTCCGCTATGATGGCGCTTCTACCGTGCCTCCTTCCAACAGGTGGCATGGTTTCTATTCCGTGGGCATCGGTTGGGAAGTGAAGAAAGAGAATTTCCTCAAAGACGTGAGTTTTGTGGACAACCTGCGTTTCCGCGCCAGCTATGGCACTTCCGCTAATCCGTTCTCCACGCTCGGGCCCTTCGCTTATTTCCGCACTTACGGCACCGACCAGTATGCCGGCCGTCCGGCCATTGTGCCATCACAACCTGGTAACCCGGGCTACGACTGGGAATATGCCAAAGAGCTGAATGTCGGCTTTGACCTGGGCATCTGGAACAACCGTATCCGCGTGGTGACAGACGTGTACAATAAAATCACCAACAACCTGTTCATCGAACAGCCGTTGTCCATCACTTCCGGCTTCA
This window contains:
- a CDS encoding AraC family transcriptional regulator; translated protein: MPARKYLNHIDFTHPKFLQQQVENRRIYNLKNCELNIFESYQQAYQVPLSFGDFVITSMVQGKKIMHLEEQPAFEYVPGESVIVPANETMIIDFPEATPDNPTQCIALTVDNAYIRNTLQYLNEHYNSDHAEKSEWRLHFSKYHFDNDADVADTINKLVRICHGSDLGKDIYADLSMKELLVRILQSQHLQKVSDEYAVSSNNSRLHFVLHYIHEHLTEKIAVDTLCKKAYLSRNIFFKWFKEQFGITPLEYINKERIKLAKQLLANNSHSVSQVSIQCGFNDTNYFVRLFKNAEGITPGAYQLICRK
- the bla gene encoding subclass B3 metallo-beta-lactamase encodes the protein MQHKIVRSLFLLITGLCTAGMAHAQKVQEPTRINPEWNQPQQPFRIAGNLYYVGTYDLASYLITTAAGNILINTGLAASEKSIRDNIEALGFHFKDIKILLTMQAHYDHMGAMAAIQEKTGAKFMVDAGDVSVSKTGGKTDYELGKYGATYRPVKVDRVLHDKDTVSLGDMKLVMLHHPGHTIGSCSFIFDVKDDNRTYKVLLANMPTIIIDGKFSAVKGYPGMAKDYGYTLDTMPKVRFDLWLAAHASQFDLHKKHKDGDPYNPAAFAGRDDYDKQLADLKAAYQKKLSAE
- a CDS encoding winged helix-turn-helix transcriptional regulator gives rise to the protein MTAIKESSTIQANKQLAYQQCPVTYVMEKIGGYWKPIILFHLLSGPKRYGELKRAVPGITEKVLIQQLKQLEADELINRKAEPVIPPHVTYSLTKSGKGMRDVLWAMANWAANDSKESGKIFRKNMKDFPV
- a CDS encoding NmrA family NAD(P)-binding protein — translated: MKITITGSLGNVSKQLAVNLINKGHQVTIISQDANKAVQIAAMGAVAAIGSVKDTAFLTTAFKGADAVYTMIPPLAASEDYYGDVAVIAANYRQALADAGIKHVVNLSGIGAHVPAGNGLSSAFHQVEQILNQLPDTHIVHLRAGMFYTNFYGNLEMILQQQIIGNNFPGDIRLGLVHPHDIADAATSLLSGLTFTGKSFRNMTSDEKTGNEIAAIFGRLTSQPVQWVPFPDEALQQGAMQNGFSAHMASLLAQVGVSIREGRLYADYEKNKVVAGQRKFEDFAGQMLKAVVQG
- a CDS encoding PH domain-containing protein; this translates as MGFFSALLGNAGTVSQQELVKDYGKLLTDTEVIELGFKLFRDTFIFTNKRLILVDKQGITGSKTEYKSVSYKSISRFSVETAGTFDLDAELKIWVSSEVQPSIVKTFNKSVNVYEVQKVLAHHVLG
- a CDS encoding RNA polymerase sigma factor; amino-acid sequence: MSTEEDHHSLQWERLRSGDKQALFALYNSTYSHLLRFGLKLCGNDELVKDCITQLFLQLWSKQAQLKPVTNVPAYLFTALKRQLLDQLAYQARMHDAISRMTGKEAENELSYEEIIIRVQQDDEIKRRLYEAMKALTPRQTELVRLKFFEGLSYEEIAAQTSQTVKTAYNTIYDAIKTLRKKLS
- a CDS encoding FecR family protein, coding for MNFQDYEAIDFACDESFQRYCREEHEADIAFWAEWARQHPGKTAVLEEARQLVALLSARQGGRVEQLKHLRDGLTQYERLQHALEGSLPALPEEPTPVNRYHYIRYAAAVIGGAVILAAGGYFFSRQQRAARMSSEMAAATVISAGDEPRKSVILPDGSALVLRKNSRVELAEGFNRVNRDLTLTGEAFFDVVKDVHRPFMVHTSAFDIKVLGTVFNVSAYTGHPLMEASLFRGSVEITCAQGPAQKIVLQPNQKLTIAGTATGKTTAAPVLKVLPLDADPVNHKAREIAWVRNRLEIENEPLADIAGKLEKWYGIRIAFADDAVKQYRYSGTFESETVLKALDALQLSYPFNFKMVNDTIIISK
- a CDS encoding TonB-dependent receptor, producing MVKLVFLKWKGKAVPAGKLLLTMKLTIFLFLTCLQVQAVCLAQETITLQVRETSIRQFLKTLEHQTSYRFVFHDKTLPENSKVSVTAKGASLDAVLTQALAGTNLAWSQREDGLVVLYAADANNKPAVDMTIRGKVRGIDNLPLPGVTVRAVGSNAGALTAADGSYTLTAPDQVRTLQFSLVGYTTRQVDINGRHEINITLEEDVKTLNAVTVTGYTNYARDKSTASAGIVGSDKITQVPMASFEQILQGRVPGMVISAGSGQPGTAATVTVRGVGTINGSSSVLYVMDGIPIEAGQFQGINPEDIASVTVLKDASAKALYGSRGSNGVIVITTKKGQAGKLSFSYKSQYGFSNMTTPKFKMMNSAEHLQFEEEIGLETGSNIGPGWEFSPRNPDYATKTPEEKRQADHILDSLRNTNTDWRKIFLRTGKFQEHQLSASGGNDNIRFYSSLNYFDQQGIALRSGLKRYSLKNNVDFNAGRLTGNVNVGLAYSESSFIEREASSSGSNPLAAVYYALPYEYPYLPDGTLVTNWNDDVYPVYDLREGSNALEALLNTSNKDNQLKSIIGTSLNFTIAKGLVAKTRLGLDFRETTTERYVNPDSYSGYKVDNGGKGSFGEGTTRNFTLVTTSGLTYSKNIADRHDFEVSGYFEFTKNNYRAFNYTGFDLDGRLPATPAAITPGSPFAPVVGGSRTRSALASYIAVGRYTFDEKYTLNASFRYDGASTVPPSNRWHGFYSVGIGWEVKKENFLKDVSFVDNLRFRASYGTSANPFSTLGPFAYFRTYGTDQYAGRPAIVPSQPGNPGYDWEYAKELNVGFDLGIWNNRIRVVTDVYNKITNNLFIEQPLSITSGFSSMFLNSGAMRNRGIEMDVQADIIRRKDFTWNVGFNFAYNKNVITDLGGASEFTQGDSKIVRVGLPYGSHYAPKWAGVDPQTGDPLYYDRSGKTTSDYNETALSVAEFGTYIPPFTGGFNTGITYKGIYLNALFTFADKTMRYLNEDYYTENPAFGSSNQSIRMLYDRWKKPGDNAILPRFGARRGYSSRDIQDASYLRLRNVSIGYNFPKALLSQLKFIQGVQVFAQAQNLITWTKWKSFDPENNNGEGRFDYPAARTYTFGLNVNF